In the genome of Fibrobacter sp. UBA4297, the window CGCGGATGACGCCCATGTGCTGGCCACGGACATCAAACACGTTCAGCGTGGAACTGCGAGAGATATCCATATTCAAACCATAACGGACATTCGGCTTGATGGAAATGATTTCATCCTTGGACTTGCCGAACTTGATCCAGTCGATGTTCAGGTAAGCACCCGTGATGGCCACGCGAAGCACATGTTCACCAGCTTCAAGAGCAGTAGTCTTACCTTCGACCATGTCGTAAGTGTTCCAGTCTTCGCCCTTCGGGGCAACAATTGTATCGCTAATCGCCTTGCCATCCAAGAAGAGCTGGAAGCTAGAGCCTTCGAGACCAGAAGCCACGTTTGCAAGGAACACGTATTCACCAGCTGTGACATTCACGGTGTATTCCATCCATTCACCAGCCTGCGTGTAACCCACAGCGTAGCCCTTAGACTTGTCCGTAGAATCAATCTGAGTGATGTCCACGCCATCTTCGCGGTAGACGCCGCCTTCGTTCACAAAGTCCTTGTCGTTGAAAGAAATGCTCTGGCCGCCTTCATCGTAATTTTCCATTTCGATAACGCCTGGAATTGTCATGTTTTCGACAAACGGAGCCTGCGGAACCACGTTGGAGAAATCCGGAAGCGGGATGGTGTTGATGCGATCCCCGATGTTTTTGAATTCGCCCTGGAGGCCAGCAGCTTCGGCAACAGAAGCGATGTAGCCACCGTTGTTCTTTTCGGTAAACTGACCCGGAGCGTTACGGCCAACGCCGCTCGGAGCGTTCTTGTAAGAGTTGTTTTCGACAGCAAAGCCACTAGAGCCTTCGTCAAGATAAATCGGCAAGATCCAGTAATCCGACCACTTGGACTGGGACATATCATGGATGTAGTTTTCCTTGATTTCGCTACCCGTGCCCTGGTTGCTCAATGTATAAATCGGACCGGAGTCGCAAAGTAAACGGGCAATGTGGTGGATGTTGTTCTTATTAATTTTGTTGTTCGTCATGGCTGTTTCGCTCTTGGTCCAGCCATAACCCACAGAGATACCGGAATAGTTTGTATAGGACACTTCGTTATTTTCGATGACGACATAACGCGGATACCCGGCGGCAATGCCCACAGCGCCCTGATGTTCATTCGTCACGTTTGTCACGAGGTTGTAACGGATTGTATCGCGGGTACTGATTTCGTCCTTGTCCTTCGGGTTGTACGGGATGTGAATTTCGGTCGTGGAGTCTTGAGAGAACTTGCCGAGCATAATACCGCAGCCGCCGATTTCATAGAAT includes:
- a CDS encoding carbohydrate-binding protein; protein product: LQASMFNIEVMAENGRLGSNKFLLWRPDAGFRVENAHHFKIKNCTFTQMAATGLDFVSGTNDDVIEGNVFYEIGGCGIMLGKFSQDSTTEIHIPYNPKDKDEISTRDTIRYNLVTNVTNEHQGAVGIAAGYPRYVVIENNEVSYTNYSGISVGYGWTKSETAMTNNKINKNNIHHIARLLCDSGPIYTLSNQGTGSEIKENYIHDMSQSKWSDYWILPIYLDEGSSGFAVENNSYKNAPSGVGRNAPGQFTEKNNGGYIASVAEAAGLQGEFKNIGDRINTIPLPDFSNVVPQAPFVENMTIPGVIEMENYDEGGQSISFNDKDFVNEGGVYREDGVDITQIDSTDKSKGYAVGYTQAGEWMEYTVNVTAGEYVFLANVASGLEGSSFQLFLDGKAISDTIVAPKGEDWNTYDMVEGKTTALEAGEHVLRVAITGAYLNIDWIKFGKSKDEIISIKPNVRYGLNMDISRSSTLNVFDVRGQHMGVIRVMGMPTTTSVMQAMQTKNFGSGVYFVQSMNKTFGKMIQVK